The following coding sequences lie in one Peribacillus frigoritolerans genomic window:
- a CDS encoding ATP-binding protein translates to MMLWGSVVGKLWATILLLVSFVLIVLTVLLVEFFENFQIENIENDLTKTAEQIIKVTNEHQGSSNEVLQIASELIGNEAKMIILNDDKMIFSSTGGDNEFEITPELIKKDSELLKVFTERKTVKKEMALSDDAGNEGLSAIVVGIPLELNGEQDEVFLFQSLESMEETTKSTTQFILLAAGIAIILTTIFAFFLSTRINAPLVKMREAALAIARGKFDTKVPILTQDEIGELAIAFNQMRKQLKFNMNALSQEKEHLSSILSSMADGVITFNKDGTILETNPPAERFLQSWYFEKGYNREDNVNVPLVLMNLFDESESFDKEKVGEITLQGRDWGLIVSPLYTNADNIRGAVAIIRDMSDERRMDKLRTDFIANVSHELRTPISMLQGYSEAIVDDIASSEEEKVEMARIIYDESLRMGRLVNDLLDLAKLESGKMNLSYECVPISPYLKRITSKFSGLAKEKGITISASLEDDQIQWHFDPDRIEQVLTNLIDNAIRHTPPGGNIDVIQRTSDRRGLIIDVRDSGSGIPEEDLPFVFERFYKADKARTRGRSGTGLGLAIVKNIINAHDGFISVNSLPNKGTTFSFILPRIMENAE, encoded by the coding sequence CTGATGCTATGGGGCAGTGTTGTAGGGAAGCTATGGGCAACGATCCTATTGCTCGTTTCGTTTGTATTAATCGTTTTAACCGTTCTGCTGGTCGAATTCTTTGAGAATTTCCAAATTGAAAATATTGAAAATGATTTAACCAAAACCGCTGAACAAATCATTAAGGTTACCAATGAACATCAGGGATCCAGCAATGAGGTTTTACAAATAGCTTCGGAACTAATAGGCAACGAAGCGAAAATGATCATTCTAAATGATGACAAAATGATATTCTCATCCACCGGAGGAGATAATGAGTTCGAAATCACACCGGAACTCATAAAAAAAGATTCTGAATTACTGAAGGTTTTTACGGAAAGAAAGACTGTGAAAAAGGAGATGGCGCTTTCCGATGATGCGGGTAACGAGGGATTGTCAGCAATCGTAGTAGGCATTCCACTTGAATTGAATGGGGAACAGGATGAAGTGTTCCTATTTCAATCGTTGGAGTCCATGGAAGAAACCACAAAATCCACTACACAGTTCATTTTATTGGCAGCGGGCATCGCCATTATTTTGACAACGATTTTTGCTTTCTTTTTATCCACAAGAATCAATGCCCCATTGGTGAAGATGAGGGAAGCCGCCCTAGCGATTGCCCGAGGGAAATTTGATACAAAGGTTCCAATTCTGACTCAAGATGAAATCGGTGAGCTGGCCATAGCGTTTAATCAGATGAGGAAGCAGCTGAAATTCAATATGAATGCACTTAGTCAGGAAAAGGAACATCTTTCAAGCATTCTTAGCAGTATGGCAGATGGGGTCATTACCTTCAATAAAGATGGCACAATTCTTGAAACGAATCCGCCCGCGGAAAGGTTTCTGCAATCCTGGTACTTTGAAAAGGGTTATAATCGGGAAGATAATGTGAATGTCCCTTTGGTTTTAATGAATCTTTTTGATGAATCAGAATCCTTCGATAAGGAGAAGGTCGGTGAAATCACCTTGCAGGGCCGTGATTGGGGATTGATCGTCAGTCCGCTATATACAAATGCCGACAATATTCGGGGAGCGGTGGCCATCATACGGGATATGAGTGATGAAAGACGTATGGACAAACTTAGGACTGATTTCATAGCGAATGTCTCCCATGAGTTAAGAACGCCGATTTCAATGTTGCAGGGGTATAGTGAAGCGATTGTAGATGACATTGCGAGCAGTGAAGAGGAAAAGGTGGAAATGGCCCGCATCATCTATGATGAGTCTTTGAGAATGGGACGTTTAGTCAATGATCTGCTCGATCTTGCTAAATTGGAATCGGGTAAAATGAACCTTAGCTATGAATGTGTACCTATTTCTCCTTATTTAAAGAGGATTACAAGTAAGTTTTCCGGGCTGGCTAAAGAAAAAGGGATCACAATATCAGCCAGTCTTGAAGATGATCAAATTCAATGGCATTTCGATCCGGACCGTATTGAACAGGTTTTGACCAATTTAATTGATAATGCGATTCGTCATACTCCTCCAGGAGGTAACATTGATGTCATTCAGAGGACAAGTGATCGAAGGGGTCTGATCATTGATGTGAGGGACTCTGGATCTGGAATTCCCGAAGAAGATCTGCCTTTTGTTTTCGAGAGGTTTTATAAAGCGGATAAAGCAAGGACCCGCGGGCGTTCGGGCACCGGATTGGGTTTGGCAATCGTAAAAAATATAATCAATGCCCATGATGGCTTCATATCGGTAAACAGTTTACCTAATAAAGGTACAACGTTCAGTTTTATCCTGCCTCGAATTATGGAGAATGCTGAATGA